Proteins from a single region of Macrotis lagotis isolate mMagLag1 chromosome 2, bilby.v1.9.chrom.fasta, whole genome shotgun sequence:
- the NPTX1 gene encoding neuronal pentraxin-1: MPGGSPWCFVVLFAVCLECLAQNFGQTRFICTSVPVDMDMCTSVQSSGSAEDLKTNVLQLRETVLQQKETIMNQKETIRELTTKLGRCESQSLLESGPNEAKPGAGRKQSGSGKNTMGDLSRTPAAETLSQLGQTLQSLKTRLENLEQYSRLNSSSQTNSLKDMLQNKIDDLEKQVLSRVNSLEEGKLNPKNETEERVKIESTLTSLHQRISDLEKGQKDNRPGDKFQLTFPLRTNYMYAKVKKSLPEMYAFTICMWLKSNASPGVGTPFSYAVPGQANELVLIEWGNNPMEILINDKVAKLPFVINDGKWHHICITWTTRDGVWEAYQDGTQGGNGENLAPYHPIKPQGVLVLGQEQDTLGGGFDATQAFVGELAHFNIWDRKLTSGEIYNLATCSTKALSGNVIAWAETNIDIYGGATKWTFEACRQIN, from the exons ATGCCAGGCGGTAGCCCGTGGTGCTTCGTGGTCCTCTTCGCCGTGTGCCTGGAATGCCTGGCCCAGAATTTCGGACAGACCCGTTTCATCTGCACTTCGGTGCCGGTAGATATGGACATGTGTACCTCGGTTCAGAGCAGCGGCAGCGCCGAGGACCTCAAGACCAATGTGTTGCAGCTCCGTGAGACAGTGCTGCAACAGAAGGAGACCATTATGAACCAGAAGGAGACTATCCGGGAACTGACCACCAAACTGGGCAGGTGTGAAAGTCAGAGTTTGCTGGAGAGTGGACCCAATGAAGCCAAGCCTGGAGCGGGTAGAAAACAGTCAGGCTCCGGGAAAAATACCATGGGGGATCTGTCCAGAACCCCTGCTGCGGAGACTCTCAGTCAACTTGGGCAAACTTTGCAGTCCCTCAAAACCAGGCTAGAGAACCTTGAG CAGTACAGTAGACTCAATTCCTCAAGCCAGACCAACAGCCTTAAGGACATGTTGCAGAACAAGATCGATGATCTGGAGAAACAAGTTTTGTCTCGAGTGAACAGTCTGGAGGAAGGGAAGCTGAATCCCAAGAATGAGACCGAGGAGAGGGTCAAGATAGAGAGCACTCTAACATCCCTCCATCAAAGGATCAGTGACCTGGAGAAAG GTCAGAAAGACAACAGGCCTGGGGACAAGTTCCAGCTCACATTCCCTCTGAGAACCAACTATATGTATGCAAAGGTGAAAAAAAGTCTTCCAGAAATGTATGCCTTCACTATCTGCATGTGGCTAAAATCAAATGCCTCCCCTGGAGTGGGGACTCCATTCTCCTATGCTGTGCCAGGTCAGGCTAATGAGCTGGTCCTGATCGAATGGGGAAATAACCCAATGGAGATCCTCATAAATGACAAG GTGGCCAAGCTACCCTTTGTTATCAATGATGGCAAATGGCATCACATTTGTATCACCTGGACTACACGGGATGGTGTCTGGGAGGCCTACCAGGATGGCACTCAGGGAGGCAATGGAGAGAACCTGGCACCCTACCACCCAATCAAACCACAGGGCGTGCTTGTGTTGGGACAAGAACAG GATACTTTGGGTGGTGGGTTCGATGCCACACAAGCTTTCGTTGGAGAACTGGCTCATTTCAACATCTGGGACCGAAAACTTACCTCTGGGGAGATCTACAACCTGGCCACCTGCAGCACCAAAGCTCTGTCTGGGAATGTCATTGCCTGGGCTGAGACCAACATTGACATCTATGGTGGGGCCACTAAATGGACATTTGAAGCTTGTCGTCAGATCAACTAA